TATAATCAATCAAGTTCAAAACATGGaatctcaaattttcttacaatcttcattttctagtttatataaacaaataaatcattattcaCACAGAACAAACTTAACAAGAAACAATTATATTCTAAGTACATCACACAATAAATCTggcaacaaataaaaagagatcccaaaacaaaacaatgtaCAAATCAACTTGAGTTCCAAACCCCATTCCAACTTCAGAAACATCCAAGTAGTTTCTTTGGACCAGTGCCCGTGGCGCGATATTTTGCTGATGTCTCCTCTGCTTTGAGAAGATCCTCTCCACGTTTCGCCTCAATCAATGCTCTTTTCTCCTCCGCTTGCTTGTGGAGGGCCGCAATCTTGTTCTTCGTTTTCTCAATATATCCAGCCTTCTTTTTCTCCAGTTGCTCCTGTTAGCCACAATTGCATACGGTGACGATCAAATTTTACAACACATCATGCCAAATAAGTCCCGAGAATATATCTACGTGACGGTTAAAGCAGCTCACATGCCGCAGCAAGGCCTGATTCAGAAACAACACCAATATGGGCCTAAAAGCTTCATCTGTTTTATGCAACTATTGAGTTCAGATAGGGACCATAACAAAACCAAGGCATCAACTAACATGGGGCTGTACATTCCGAGTGAATTATTCGGCAACGAAATAAATGTGACGTAGCCATCAGCCTACTTCCCATGTGTATGTGTCAACATAGAGCAGAAATAATAGAGAGATAGTACTGAGAAATGGAATGAATATATGTGGTGAAGACAGAGTCTTTACCTCTATCTTCTTCAGCTCAGCATCTAGAGTCGCTTTCTTGCTATTCTCCCAAGCTACGACAGAAGACATGTTCTTCTGAGCCCTGTCAATTGATTGAGTAAGCATGAGTTGCATTGCTAAGTGAAAATgcgacaaaaaaaaagagaactCTAACAGTTCTCGGTAGGATAAGCCGAGTAATGATGAACATGGCATGTTCAAGAAGTGTTTACTTGTTCTCAGCTTTTGATTTCTCACTTTCCTCCCATGCTTTGATCAACGACAATCTCTTCTCCGTAGCTACTCGGGCAAGCACAGCATCTACATAGATACCATACGAGTTaagtatttttcttcttcttacaTTCCTCATCTTATATGCTACCATAGATAAATCAATTTTCTAGCAAAACATATCTATGCAAAAGCATAGTCATGATACCTCTGTTTACAGAGCCCTCCTCAggctttttttcttcttcagcaGCCTCTGGTTGTTTAGCAATAACCATAGAAAGATTTCCACATGTTAGATGGGGGAGAAATCAGTCAAAGCACAAGGAAGCTATGGAAGTGCAGAAAAGCCTTGAAAAACAACTCACTAGCAGTTTAATTTTAGGTGATTCTGCAAATATATGGTTAAAGAATTACTAAAGGGCTGCCTTTTCCTTTATTAAATCCAATCCATACAAAATGACTCCAAATACTAACTTTTGCAGAAACAATccaataaaatactagtactattcaTCACCAAGAAATctcatttataattatttgggGAAAAGATGGACAAGAAATTTCAGAAAAGTagaaattagtagtaataaagaGAATTACTTTGAACGACGACAAGAGCTTTGGAGTCGTCGGGTTTGTCTAGCGCCGGAGGTAGTGGTAGCGGCACGACGGCTTTCTCCTCCTCAGCAACGTCGGCGTCGGCGCAGGTAGGCTTGGGCTCAACGGCTTTGACTTCTTCCTCCGCCATGAGTTGTTGAGAGAAATTGGATAGGTGTTTGGTTTTGAATTAGGAAAGTTAAGTGAGCATGAATAATTGAGGATTATAGAGAGCTAAATAATACTCTATCCACAgtgagtgagagagaaagatgagTTGGTTGGAAGGTATGTGTTGTCGGTAGAAGTTAAGCAAGAATGGGGGCTACTGTGATTTGGAATCCCACACCCACAGATTATTCAAATCCTCAAACAGTTTCTAATATTTAAggattttatattaaatcaacGGCACCACAAATGATTACATATGCTTGCAATTAGCAACAGATAACTGTGGATTTAGATATTTTCCATGTCTAGGGACTTGTATCGTAATATTAATCTAAATCTAAGTGaaatacttatttttcttgtcacataaattttgaatgatTACAGAATTATATTACTCCGTGCTCTCCTTCTTTTCTGGATTAaacaactcatttttctattttagaaagttctaacttaattgaattatttttatttttgttaaaaagtaATATcgtctttattttattctttctttctttgtgcattcttcatatttcttaGTACTTTATTCATCATCTACATAACacactatttttaatatcggtgtcaaaaaaaaaacatctccAATAACAACGAACAGAGGCAGTGCTTTTTTAGGAAATTCTAAAAGtaagtgagtcatttttttctctttctctttgttACTTTGATCTACTTCgttctctctttatttaacttacaaaattcttttttttttttaatttgatgacATAAGAGGAATGTGTATTTTAACtagggatgaagggagtaaataatgaagtagaaaaaagaagggaaattggtctctaaaaccatgaactttacccaaaatttggtatttcccatgaactttgaaattggtatgtaatatcacgaactttgcattttgtttggtatttcccacggcatgtttattactatatttgactaacttacgaggcttttatcatacttgacacaattaaatcaacttggttttcaacgtgactttttatgctacatgttatgaacttaaaaagtggtttcaaatattataaaacatatcacggttgcctatgttaaataagattttgatgaaaatatcttatttgagtgagtttgggaaataccaaacaaaatataaagttcgtgatattatataccaatttcaaagttcatgggaaataccaaattttgggcaaagttgatggttttagagactaattttcaaaaaaagaaaagagaaagtaaaagagaaaagagtaTAAAGtatagaaaaagaataaaatttattattcccaatatattaaatatctcactttccaatttaaatttagaaactTAACTTCCTTATTTAtactcttttttctttgcaCTCACTGGTCACcacctatatttttattaaataactttTACAATGGGGCACAGGACAGAGGGAGGAGACCAAAGATATATTGTTGTGTGTGATAATCCTATTACAAATCGCAATCCAACAAAATGCTATAAAATGTGTGATGTCTACCGATATGCAAAGTTTTTTAGAATCacataaatgatttatttcatatatgaTGTCTCTatgtggagtagtattttttataattatatcttatgttaaataatgtacttataatttttttgaattgaatGAATCAACGAACATTAACAATCAAACCCTTAAGTTACAAAaatcaattactccctccgtcccacataatttgacaCAGTATTCTATTTTGGATCATCTCACATAATTTGACACACTTAGGGCTGGaaaaaaatactgaaatatcaaaatatcgGCCTTATCGTActgaaaaaataccgaaaatactaaattttcGGTATtaccgtgactttcggtacggtGTGATACCTTATCAAAAAATTCCGGTAAGGTAACGATacgaattttcaaataccgcgttataccgctgcataccgaaattcagtatatatcgtaaactaaggtatatacacaaaaaatataaacacaattatatataaaatatattttatatatttttaaattataaaatctattgtgaaatataaatatagttatgaataaattctatttaatttatttttaaaattataaaatataaataatattctaaaaactctaattttctattttaatcgatgttgaaagtcaggtataccgcaaaagtaaggtataccgaacttcggtacggtatcggtatggaaattcgtcataccgaaaataaggtataaccgaacttcggtataccgaaaactttggtaaggtaaaggtatgactttttcgtataccgtatttacggtaaggtatacggtatggtggtttcggtaaggtataccgtacctacccacccctagacacactt
The nucleotide sequence above comes from Salvia hispanica cultivar TCC Black 2014 chromosome 5, UniMelb_Shisp_WGS_1.0, whole genome shotgun sequence. Encoded proteins:
- the LOC125187978 gene encoding remorin-like isoform X2 codes for the protein MAEEEVKAVEPKPTCADADVAEEEKAVVPLPLPPALDKPDDSKALVVVQKAAEEEKKPEEGSVNRDAVLARVATEKRLSLIKAWEESEKSKAENKAQKNMSSVVAWENSKKATLDAELKKIEEQLEKKKAGYIEKTKNKIAALHKQAEEKRALIEAKRGEDLLKAEETSAKYRATGTGPKKLLGCF
- the LOC125187978 gene encoding remorin-like isoform X1; protein product: MAEEEVKAVEPKPTCADADVAEEEKAVVPLPLPPALDKPDDSKALVVVQIIAKQPEAAEEEKKPEEGSVNRDAVLARVATEKRLSLIKAWEESEKSKAENKAQKNMSSVVAWENSKKATLDAELKKIEEQLEKKKAGYIEKTKNKIAALHKQAEEKRALIEAKRGEDLLKAEETSAKYRATGTGPKKLLGCF